Proteins encoded within one genomic window of Patescibacteria group bacterium:
- a CDS encoding PEGA domain-containing protein, translated as MKLANRRILFLGFVVLFCGSAVGVILYTNGYRYHPKKKSIEKTGELVVETIPNRSDIYLNGEKAFSHIFGLQAGQAQTPTTVSYLPSGDYRLELKKEGYYPWTADITVYSGRSTLVKDRELLKMHEPQLLVQQQGIAALERIDAARICFSAGNDIFVFNESTKQSERIYHGSALDQSFLLPSPRGTKLIIRDKGLYQIVDIESADVTVLERQSQWKGIQWLSEQRLLATTPTSALAIALPSQKQEIIYRGAIGDSVHIDGAAMLLVHSNNGSTLLRVSGEQGIQTTEMAHFPAMFKSIASTYDRLVALQDKKNDLFLYDAASPTTALVQLPKGRLYWQSRNRFALTNDFELWIYEKSGDGYQSSLITRQSNTISDIFFINDSSYIFFVSDKKIKAIDVSVAGALNRYVFEGDDTGSSILSNDGTRLYSTTMIKGERGLFEVVGPFQR; from the coding sequence ATGAAGCTTGCAAACCGTAGAATATTATTTTTGGGTTTTGTTGTGCTGTTTTGCGGTTCAGCGGTTGGTGTCATTCTCTATACAAATGGGTACCGATACCATCCTAAAAAGAAAAGTATCGAAAAAACCGGCGAGCTAGTTGTAGAGACCATTCCAAATCGAAGCGATATTTACCTCAATGGAGAGAAGGCCTTTTCACATATTTTCGGGTTGCAGGCTGGGCAAGCCCAGACACCGACAACGGTATCCTATCTGCCATCGGGGGATTACCGCCTTGAACTTAAGAAAGAGGGCTATTATCCATGGACTGCAGATATTACCGTATACTCTGGCCGCTCAACCCTTGTCAAAGATAGAGAACTTCTTAAAATGCATGAACCACAACTTTTAGTACAGCAACAGGGAATTGCCGCATTGGAACGTATCGATGCCGCGCGCATCTGCTTTAGTGCCGGAAATGATATTTTTGTATTCAATGAATCAACAAAGCAATCTGAACGGATCTATCACGGCAGCGCGCTTGACCAATCGTTTCTTCTGCCATCTCCGCGTGGAACGAAACTTATTATACGCGATAAGGGTCTGTATCAGATCGTAGATATCGAGAGTGCGGATGTTACTGTTCTTGAGCGCCAATCGCAGTGGAAGGGCATACAATGGCTCAGTGAGCAGCGTCTCCTTGCCACTACCCCCACAAGTGCGCTCGCTATTGCATTGCCATCGCAAAAACAAGAAATCATCTATCGCGGAGCCATTGGTGATAGTGTGCACATAGATGGGGCCGCCATGCTGCTTGTACACAGCAATAATGGTTCTACTCTCCTGCGTGTTTCAGGAGAGCAAGGTATTCAGACAACTGAAATGGCGCATTTCCCCGCTATGTTTAAATCAATTGCCAGTACCTATGATCGCTTGGTAGCCCTGCAAGATAAAAAGAATGATTTGTTTCTCTATGATGCCGCTTCGCCGACTACAGCACTTGTTCAGCTGCCAAAAGGGAGGTTGTATTGGCAATCGCGCAATCGTTTTGCGCTTACTAATGATTTTGAATTGTGGATCTATGAAAAAAGCGGTGACGGCTATCAATCATCGCTTATTACTCGGCAGAGCAATACTATCTCTGACATATTTTTTATCAACGATAGTTCCTATATCTTTTTTGTTTCTGACAAAAAAATTAAAGCCATCGATGTGTCGGTTGCGGGCGCACTTAATAGATATGTTTTTGAAGGGGATGATACTGGTTCGAGTATTCTGTCGAACGATGGTACTCGATTGTACAGTACTACGATGATTAAAGGGGAGCGGGGGCTGTTTGAGGTTGTTGGTCCTTTTCAGCGCTAG
- a CDS encoding RelA/SpoT family protein, giving the protein MIYIDDILNAVKKYNPQADFDLIRLAYEFAESAHHGQKRLNGEDYISHCLGTAMIVAHIKMDEEAVIASLLHDVTDETAVTIEDVRKNFGEEVAHLVGGVSKLGMVKYRGMERYVENLRKMFVSIADDIRIIIIKFADRLHNLQTLDVLPVQKQLRIAREVLEIYAPIADRLGMGGIKQDLEDEAFRYVYPDDYKQLVALVRPKREQKERFLAKIRTTLWRNLEEEGIKPLEIESRVKSLYSTYLKMEKRTKMSLDGIYDLVAMRVIVDTISDCYGALGVIHHHWKPLPNRIKDYIAQPKPNNYRSLHTTVFCEHGEIVEFQIRTPEMHRESRLGIAAHWNYNESGKTSKKITKNLDWLQQLLKLEQQTAENSKEYLQSLKLDIFQHRIFVFTPKGDVINLPEGSTMIDFAYHIHSDIGRRCVGAKINDAIVSLDTPLHSGDMAEIIADKHRKYPSSDWLRFVKTQAAKTHIRVQLREERNAL; this is encoded by the coding sequence ATGATCTACATCGACGATATACTCAATGCAGTAAAAAAGTACAATCCCCAAGCGGATTTTGACCTCATACGCCTTGCATATGAATTTGCAGAAAGCGCGCATCATGGTCAGAAGCGATTGAATGGCGAGGATTATATTTCGCATTGTTTGGGTACGGCAATGATCGTTGCGCATATCAAAATGGATGAAGAGGCGGTCATCGCAAGTCTCCTCCATGATGTTACCGACGAAACAGCCGTTACTATCGAAGATGTTCGGAAAAATTTCGGGGAGGAAGTGGCACATCTTGTTGGGGGCGTAAGCAAGCTTGGCATGGTGAAATATCGCGGAATGGAGCGCTATGTGGAAAATCTGCGCAAGATGTTTGTGAGTATTGCCGATGATATCCGTATTATCATTATAAAATTTGCTGATCGGCTTCATAATCTTCAAACACTTGACGTATTGCCTGTTCAAAAACAATTAAGAATTGCGCGAGAGGTGCTCGAGATTTATGCCCCTATTGCTGACCGCCTCGGTATGGGCGGCATCAAGCAAGATTTGGAAGATGAAGCATTCCGGTATGTTTACCCGGATGATTATAAACAACTTGTCGCGCTCGTACGGCCCAAGCGTGAGCAAAAAGAGCGGTTTTTAGCAAAAATACGGACAACACTTTGGCGGAATTTGGAAGAAGAAGGCATTAAACCATTGGAAATTGAAAGCCGAGTCAAGAGCCTCTATAGCACCTATCTTAAGATGGAAAAGAGAACTAAAATGAGCTTGGATGGCATCTATGACCTTGTTGCAATGCGGGTGATTGTGGATACGATTTCCGACTGCTATGGAGCGCTGGGAGTGATTCATCACCACTGGAAGCCGCTGCCAAATCGTATCAAAGATTACATTGCCCAGCCCAAGCCGAATAACTATCGCTCTCTTCATACCACAGTCTTTTGTGAGCATGGTGAAATCGTGGAATTTCAGATACGAACGCCGGAAATGCATCGTGAGTCCCGTCTTGGAATTGCCGCGCATTGGAACTATAACGAGTCCGGCAAAACATCAAAAAAAATTACCAAAAATCTCGACTGGCTCCAGCAATTACTGAAGCTTGAACAGCAAACAGCTGAAAATTCAAAGGAATACCTGCAATCACTGAAACTGGATATCTTTCAACACCGTATTTTTGTGTTTACGCCAAAAGGAGATGTGATCAATCTGCCGGAAGGATCAACAATGATTGATTTCGCCTACCACATTCATAGTGATATTGGCAGGCGTTGCGTGGGTGCAAAAATCAATGACGCGATTGTTTCGCTTGATACACCTTTGCACAGCGGGGATATGGCTGAAATCATAGCGGATAAACACCGCAAATATCCAAGTAGCGATTGGCTGCGGTTTGTCAAAACACAGGCGGCAAAGACGCATATTCGCGTTCAGCTTCGGGAAGAGCGCAATGCGCTATGA
- the rd gene encoding rubredoxin, which produces MKKYICTPCGYIYDPEQGDPDSGIAPGTAFEDIPNNWICPICGVSKDLFEPFEE; this is translated from the coding sequence ATGAAAAAATACATTTGCACACCATGTGGCTACATCTACGATCCCGAGCAGGGCGATCCTGACAGTGGCATAGCTCCAGGCACAGCGTTCGAAGACATACCCAATAATTGGATATGTCCTATTTGCGGAGTCTCAAAAGATCTCTTTGAACCCTTTGAAGAATAA
- a CDS encoding redoxin domain-containing protein, translating into MNECTHSTIGQPVDSAEFEIYHNDAISKVSLKQYQKQWLILFFYPADFTFICPTELEEMADHYNEIKSLGAEVVSVSTDTVFVHKAWHDNSPSIKKIQFPMAADPTGALAKAFGTYIEHQGVSLRGTFIIDPNGVLRAYEVNDNSIGRSAAELLRKLKAAQYVATHAGEVCPASWQPGKETLKPGLDLVGKI; encoded by the coding sequence ATGAACGAATGCACACATAGTACGATCGGCCAGCCGGTGGATTCAGCGGAGTTTGAAATCTACCACAATGACGCCATCAGCAAAGTATCCCTCAAACAGTACCAAAAACAATGGCTGATTCTATTCTTTTATCCGGCAGACTTTACGTTTATCTGCCCCACAGAGCTCGAGGAAATGGCAGATCACTATAATGAGATCAAATCGCTTGGCGCAGAAGTCGTTAGCGTCAGCACAGATACCGTTTTTGTCCACAAAGCATGGCACGACAACTCACCTTCAATAAAAAAAATTCAATTCCCAATGGCGGCAGACCCAACCGGCGCGCTTGCCAAAGCATTTGGCACCTACATTGAACACCAGGGCGTATCGTTGCGAGGAACGTTTATCATCGATCCAAATGGTGTCTTACGCGCCTATGAAGTCAATGACAACAGCATCGGCAGAAGTGCAGCAGAGCTCTTACGAAAACTTAAAGCAGCACAGTACGTTGCCACTCATGCCGGAGAAGTATGTCCTGCAAGCTGGCAGCCAGGAAAAGAAACGCTCAAACCCGGTCTTGATTTAGTAGGAAAAATCTAA
- a CDS encoding Fe-Mn family superoxide dismutase — translation MYEVQNYTHLLGTPGFSDQMLKNHFTLYQGYVTNFNKLNDLLIDLEKEGKVGTPVDTELNRRFGWEFNGMRLHELYFDNMKNSGVQIRECELLKKISEEWGNKETWEKDFRTMGAARGIGWVILYFDAGANKLFNVWINEHDVGHLAGCVPLLVMDVFEHAYMLDYGLKRADYIEAFFNAIDWDVVSKRFETATK, via the coding sequence ATGTACGAAGTGCAGAACTATACTCACCTCCTGGGCACCCCGGGATTCAGTGATCAGATGCTCAAGAACCATTTCACACTCTACCAAGGGTATGTAACGAATTTTAATAAATTAAACGACCTGCTTATTGACTTAGAAAAAGAGGGAAAGGTAGGAACACCCGTGGATACCGAGCTTAATAGACGGTTCGGCTGGGAATTCAATGGGATGAGGCTCCACGAATTGTATTTTGACAACATGAAAAACAGCGGGGTGCAAATACGTGAGTGTGAACTTTTGAAAAAAATCAGTGAAGAATGGGGGAATAAAGAAACGTGGGAAAAGGATTTCCGAACCATGGGAGCAGCACGCGGCATTGGCTGGGTTATCCTCTATTTTGACGCAGGTGCAAACAAACTATTTAACGTCTGGATAAATGAGCATGACGTTGGACACTTGGCCGGATGTGTACCACTCCTCGTGATGGATGTCTTCGAGCATGCCTACATGCTTGATTACGGCCTCAAGCGCGCTGACTACATTGAAGCATTCTTCAATGCGATTGACTGGGATGTGGTTAGTAAGCGCTTCGAAACAGCTACGAAATAA
- a CDS encoding exodeoxyribonuclease III, protein MKLISWNVNGIRAIQSKGFGDAMTEIKPDILCLQETKAEQSQVSLPLKGYHTFWNSAQKKGYSGTAIFTREKPLNVFYGIGREEHDQEGRVVTLEFSDFFVVTVYVPNSKRELLRLEYRMQWDSDFMAYLLALDAKKPVIFCGDLNVAHQDIDIARPKDNRRNPGFTDEERNGFTALLNAGFVDTFRSLHPETIKYSWWLYMFQARARNVGWRIDYVCTSRSLAPRVQDSFILNEYFGSDHCPVGAIIS, encoded by the coding sequence CAATGGTATTCGAGCAATACAATCCAAGGGGTTTGGCGATGCAATGACAGAAATAAAACCGGATATCCTCTGTCTTCAGGAAACCAAAGCAGAACAGTCGCAAGTTTCTTTGCCTCTGAAGGGGTATCATACGTTTTGGAATTCTGCACAAAAAAAGGGATATTCGGGTACGGCCATTTTCACACGCGAAAAACCTCTCAATGTGTTCTATGGCATTGGGCGAGAAGAGCATGATCAGGAAGGAAGGGTGGTTACTCTGGAATTTAGCGATTTTTTTGTCGTCACTGTGTATGTTCCAAATTCGAAACGTGAATTATTGCGATTGGAGTATCGAATGCAATGGGATAGTGATTTTATGGCATATCTTCTGGCGCTCGATGCTAAAAAACCCGTGATATTCTGTGGTGATCTGAATGTCGCCCACCAGGATATTGATATAGCTCGCCCCAAAGACAATCGGCGTAACCCGGGATTTACCGATGAGGAACGAAACGGATTTACTGCATTACTGAACGCAGGATTTGTCGATACATTTAGATCGCTCCATCCGGAGACCATCAAATATTCTTGGTGGCTGTATATGTTTCAGGCGCGCGCACGAAACGTCGGGTGGCGCATTGATTATGTTTGCACATCCCGTTCACTTGCACCACGCGTACAAGATTCATTTATTCTGAATGAATACTTTGGATCGGACCACTGTCCAGTGGGCGCAATTATTTCGTAG